TTGAAGCCGACCGGCTTGCCGATTGGCAGCCGCGTGGCCGGGGTCGCAATCGTGACCGTCCGAGCATCTACCGGGGCCCGAGCCGGCCCGACGTGATCGGCACCCTGGAGCGGGAGAACCTACTGCCCGCGATCACGTTCATCTTCTCGCGGGCCGGGTGCGACGCCGCCGTCAAGCAGTGCCTGCGCTCGTCGCTGCGGCTCACGACGAACGAAGAACGCGCCCGCATTGCCGAGGTGATCGACCGCCGGTGCGCTGACCTGCCCGAAGCCGACCTGATCATTCTCGACTACCACGAATGGCGCGAGGGGCTGCTGCGCGGCCTCGCGGCCCACCACGCCGGCATGTTGCCGGTGTTCCGCCACACCGTGGAGGAGTTGTTCGTCGCAGGACTGGTAAAGGCTGTTTTCGCTACGGAGACACTGGCTTTGGGAATCAACATGCCCGCGCGGACAGTGGTGCTCGAACGTCTGGTGAAGTTCAACGGCGAACAGCACATGCCGTTGACGCCGGGGGAGTACACGCAATTGACCGGCCGCGCCGGACGCCGGGGTATCGACGTGGAGGGCCACGCGGTGGTGCTGTGGACTCCCGATGTCGATCCCGCCGAGGTCGCCGGTCTCGCGTCCACCCGTACCTTCCCCCTGCGCAGTTCCTTTGCGCCGTCGTACAACATGACCATCAACCTGGTGCACCAGATGGGCCCCGCACAGGCACACAAGCTGCTGGAGAGTTCGTTTGCGCAGTACCAGGCGGACCGGTCGGTCGTGGGTTTGGTGCGCGGCATCGAACGTGGTGAGAAGATGCTCGAGGAGATCGCGGCCGAACTGACCGACGGTGAGCCGATCAAGGGTCGAGAGATTCCGATTCTGAACTACGTGCGGTTGCGGCTGCAGATCTCCGAACGCGAGCGGGCACAGTCCAGAGCGTCACGGCTGCAACGGCGCAAGGCTGCCAACGACGCACTGGAGTCGCTGCGCCGCGGTGACATCATCACCATCACGCAGGGCAGGCGAGGTGGGCTGGCGGTGGTCCTGGAACCCGCGCGAGACAGCGAAGATCCACGCCCGCTGGTGCTGACCGAACACCGCTGGGCCGGACGGATCTCGTCCGCGGACTACTCAGGGGCATCGGCACCGCTGGGGTCCATGTCGCTGCCGAAGCGAGTGGAACACCGCAACCCCCGAGCGCGGCGCGACCTCGCCTCGGCGTTGCGGTCGGCCGCCGCCGGACTCGACGCTCCGGCGGCCAAGCGCAAGCGCAGCGGTGAGCCCGCCGAACGCGACGTCGACCCCGAATTGGCGTCGCTGCGTGAACAGGTTCGCCGGCATCCCGCACATCAACTGGCCGATCGAGAGGAAAAGGCGCGGCTTGCCGAGCGGTATCTGCGCGTCGAGCGAGACAACGAACAAATCCGGCAGAAGGTCGCGGCGGCGACGAACTCACTGGCGCGAACGTTCGACAAGATCGTGACGCTGCTGACCGAACGGGGCTTCATCGAGGCCGGCGCGGGCGAGGCCGACCCGAAGGTCACCGCCGACGGCCGCGTGCTGGCCCGGATCTACAGCGAGAGCGATCTGCTGGTCGCCGAATCCCTGCGCAGCGGCATCTGGGAGGGTCTGGACGCCGCGGAGCTGGCCGCGGTGCTGTCGGCGGTGCTCTACGAGTCACGCGGCGACACGCCGACCGCACCGGGCGGTGCCGACGTCGCGACCGGCAAGATGCGGCGCGCGCTGAATCAGACCCGCAGGCTGTGGACCGAACTGCGCGCCGACGAACAGCGCCACCGGATCAGTCACAGCCGCGAACCTGACGAAGGATTCGTCGCCGCCATTTATCGCTGGGCTTCCACGGGCGACCTCACCAGGGCGCTGGCGGCATCGGACACCGGCGGCACCGGGTCCCCGCTGTCGGCAGGTGATTTCGTACGCTGGTGCCGCCAAGTTCTGGACCTACTCGATCAGGTGCGTAACGCAGCGCCCGACCCAGCGCTGCGGGCGACCGCGAAACGCGCGATCAACGACGTTCGGCGAGGCGTCGTAGCTGTTGATGCGGGGTAGGGTGTGGCAAGCAAGCACCGGGTGATCAAGGAGTGAGATGAGCGGACCGCAGGGATCTGACCCGACGCAGCACTGGAGCGGCGGCCAGCAGCCGGACCAGCCCGCGGAGCAGCCGGCAAGCGATCCGACCAACCAGTGGCAGCAGCAGCCTGCGGCCAGCGAGCCGACCACGGCCGCGCCGCAGTGGCAGCCGCCGGCGTATGACCCGTCGCAACAACAGCAGCCGCCGGCGTACGACCCGTCACAGCCGCAAGCTGCTGCCTACGACCCGTCACAGCAACAGCACTACGGCCAGTACCCGCAGCAGCCGGCATATCAGCCGCCGCAGGAGTACCAGCAGCCCACCGAGTACGGCCAGCAGGCCTACCCGCAGCAGGGTCAGTACGGTCAGCAGCCCGGCTACGACCCGTCCAGTCAGTACGCGACGCAATACGGTCAGCCCGGTCAGTACGGCCAGCAGCCCGGTCAGTACGGCCAGCCCGGGCAGTACGGCCAGCAGCCCGGTCAGTTCGGGCAGCCCGGGCAGTTCGGCGCGCCCGGCACCGAGGAAGGGTCGAAGCGCTCACTGGCGGTCATCGGCGGTGTGATCGGCCTGCTCGCGGCGGTCATCGTGGCCGTGGTGCTCGTGATGGGCTTCTGGAAGCCCGGTTTCTTCGTCACCACCAAGCTCGATATCGATGCGGCGCAGACCGGTGTACAGCGGGTGCTGACCGATGAGGCCAATGGCTACGGCGCCAAGAACGTGTCCAACGTCAAGTGCAACGACGGCCAGAACCCGACGGTCGAGAAGGGTGGCACCTTCGACTGCGAGGTCAGCATCGACGGAACCAAGCGCCAGGTGACGGTGACCTTCCAGGACGACAGCGGCACCTATGAGGTCGGCCGCCCCAAGTAACTAGCGGTTCGGCAACTCGTCGAGCGCCTTCTGCAGTCGGGCGATCGACGACGTGACGCCGTACTGCTCGGCGAGTTTGACGACCTTGCGCGGGTGTTCGGCGGCCAGCGGCAGGGTGTCGGACGACGTCGACCAATCGAGCTTGGCGTCGGGGGCCAGGTTGCTGGCCACCCGCACCACCGGCCCGGCTTTCTCGATGTAGTCCATGGCGTTCAGCAGTTTCGTCCGATATGCCTTGGACATCTTGGACTTTGGATCGTGTGCGGCGGCCAGAATGTTCTCCAGCGAGCCGTGCTGGGCCAGTAGCGTCGCCGCCGTCTTGTCCCCGACACCCGGTATCCCGGGCAGGCCGTCGGACGGGTCGCCGCGCATCATCGCGAGTTCGGCGTAGGCGGCACCGGCCCGCTCGACCGGCACCTTATAGGTCTCGGCCACCTCTTCCGGTCCCCACTTGGTCGCCTTCGCCAGGCCGCGACCCAGATAGAGCACCCGGACGGGCACCGGCTCGTCGCGCACGAGCTGCAAGAGGTCCCGATCACCGCTGACGACGACCACCGGATCGCGTCGCTCATGAATGGCCAGCGTGCCCAGGATGTCGTCGGCCTCGCATTCCGGGGCGCCTGCTGTCGCGATGCCGAACGCGTCCAGGATCTCCATGATCATGTCGACCTGCGGTGTCAGGTCGTCGGGCACCTCCTCGACGTCAGGCTCGTCGCCGGGGTTCTCCTCGACCACCCGGTGCGCCTTGTACGACGGGATCAGGTCGACGCGCCACTGCGGCCGCCAATCGTCGTCACGGCACACCACCAGGCGGCTCGGCCGTTCACGGGTGATGACCGTCGCGACGGCGTCCAGGAAGCCGCGCAGCGCGTTGACCGGCCGCCCGTCGGGCGCCGTGATCGACGAGGGCACACCGAAGTACGAGCGAAACCACATGCTGGCGCCGTCGAGCAAGACCAGGGGAGCGGACACGGTTTCAAACAGTAGCGTGGGGTATGGCCTTCGCCGTTGACCGAATCGACCACGTGGTGCTCAACTGCCGCGACGTCGAGCAGACCGTCGACTGGTATGTGCGGGTGCTGGGCGCAGGGGCCGATGACGTCACACTACTGCCGGGATCCCGCCGGCAACCTGATCGAGGTCGCCAGCTATCGGGTCGATTAGCCTGAAAGTCATGCCCGCCACCAGCACTGCGCGATTCGACACCGACGTATACGCACACCGTCTGCGGGTGGCCGCCGCCGCGGCAGCCGATGCGGGCCTGACCGGCCTGGTCATCACGCCGGGCTACGATCTGCGATATCTGGTCGGCTCCCGTGCGCAGACCTTCGAACGGCTGACGGCGCTGGTACTGCCCACGACCGGCGAGGCCACGGTCGTGGTGCCGCGGCTGGAGCTGGCGTCGCTGAGAGACTCGGCGGTGACCGAATTGCCTGTGGTGGTGCGTGATTGGGTGGACGGCGACGATCCCTACGCATTGGTGGCCGACGCGCTCGGTGGGGCGCCGGCAGCCGTCGCGGTGACCGACGCGATGCCCGCCTTGCACCTCCTCCCGCTGGCCCACGTGCTCGGGGTGGTTCCCGTGCTGGCCACCGACGTTCTGCGCCGGTTGCGAATGATCAAGGATCCCGCCGAGATCGACGCACTGCGCAAGGCAGGCGCGGCGATCGACCGGGTGCACGCCCGCGTCCCTGAGTTCTTGGTGCCCGGCCGCACCGAAGCCGACGTGGCGGCCGATATCGCCGATGCGATTGTCGCCGAGGGGCATTCGGAGGTCGCATTCATCATCGTCGGCTCCGGACCGCATGGCGCCGATCCGCACCACGAATGTTCTGACCGTGAACTGCGGGCCGGCGACATCGTCGTCGTGGACATCGGCGGTCCGTACGAGCCCGGCTACAACTCCGACTCCACCCGGACCTACAGCATCGGCGAGCCCGATCCGGAGGTCGCGCGGCGCTACGCCGTTCTGCAGCGCGCCCAGCAGGCCGCGGTCGACGCGGTGCGGCCCGGCGTCACCGCAGAGCAGGTCGACGCCACCGCCCGCGACCTGCTGGCCGCCGCAGGACTGGCCGACGCGTTCGTCCACCGCACCGGACA
The sequence above is drawn from the Mycobacterium gallinarum genome and encodes:
- a CDS encoding DEAD/DEAH box helicase, whose amino-acid sequence is MTTPPDGPLLAGFTEGLPFSLDPFQRTACEALENGHGVLVCAPTGAGKTVVGEFAVHLALAAGRKCFYTTPIKALSNQKHNDLARRYGAETIGLLTGDQSINGDADIVVMTTEVLRNMLYANSPALHGLSHVVMDEVHFLADRMRGAVWEEVILHLPDDVLLVSLSATVSNAEEFGGWIQTVRGDTTVVVDEHRPVPLWQHVMVGKRVFDLFDYRATGAKQASRRPGRELLVDPELLRHISHRLEADRLADWQPRGRGRNRDRPSIYRGPSRPDVIGTLERENLLPAITFIFSRAGCDAAVKQCLRSSLRLTTNEERARIAEVIDRRCADLPEADLIILDYHEWREGLLRGLAAHHAGMLPVFRHTVEELFVAGLVKAVFATETLALGINMPARTVVLERLVKFNGEQHMPLTPGEYTQLTGRAGRRGIDVEGHAVVLWTPDVDPAEVAGLASTRTFPLRSSFAPSYNMTINLVHQMGPAQAHKLLESSFAQYQADRSVVGLVRGIERGEKMLEEIAAELTDGEPIKGREIPILNYVRLRLQISERERAQSRASRLQRRKAANDALESLRRGDIITITQGRRGGLAVVLEPARDSEDPRPLVLTEHRWAGRISSADYSGASAPLGSMSLPKRVEHRNPRARRDLASALRSAAAGLDAPAAKRKRSGEPAERDVDPELASLREQVRRHPAHQLADREEKARLAERYLRVERDNEQIRQKVAAATNSLARTFDKIVTLLTERGFIEAGAGEADPKVTADGRVLARIYSESDLLVAESLRSGIWEGLDAAELAAVLSAVLYESRGDTPTAPGGADVATGKMRRALNQTRRLWTELRADEQRHRISHSREPDEGFVAAIYRWASTGDLTRALAASDTGGTGSPLSAGDFVRWCRQVLDLLDQVRNAAPDPALRATAKRAINDVRRGVVAVDAG
- a CDS encoding DUF4333 domain-containing protein — protein: MSGPQGSDPTQHWSGGQQPDQPAEQPASDPTNQWQQQPAASEPTTAAPQWQPPAYDPSQQQQPPAYDPSQPQAAAYDPSQQQHYGQYPQQPAYQPPQEYQQPTEYGQQAYPQQGQYGQQPGYDPSSQYATQYGQPGQYGQQPGQYGQPGQYGQQPGQFGQPGQFGAPGTEEGSKRSLAVIGGVIGLLAAVIVAVVLVMGFWKPGFFVTTKLDIDAAQTGVQRVLTDEANGYGAKNVSNVKCNDGQNPTVEKGGTFDCEVSIDGTKRQVTVTFQDDSGTYEVGRPK
- a CDS encoding 5'-3' exonuclease, coding for MSAPLVLLDGASMWFRSYFGVPSSITAPDGRPVNALRGFLDAVATVITRERPSRLVVCRDDDWRPQWRVDLIPSYKAHRVVEENPGDEPDVEEVPDDLTPQVDMIMEILDAFGIATAGAPECEADDILGTLAIHERRDPVVVVSGDRDLLQLVRDEPVPVRVLYLGRGLAKATKWGPEEVAETYKVPVERAGAAYAELAMMRGDPSDGLPGIPGVGDKTAATLLAQHGSLENILAAAHDPKSKMSKAYRTKLLNAMDYIEKAGPVVRVASNLAPDAKLDWSTSSDTLPLAAEHPRKVVKLAEQYGVTSSIARLQKALDELPNR
- a CDS encoding VOC family protein encodes the protein MAFAVDRIDHVVLNCRDVEQTVDWYVRVLGAGADDVTLLPGSRRQPDRGRQLSGRLA
- a CDS encoding M24 family metallopeptidase, whose protein sequence is MPATSTARFDTDVYAHRLRVAAAAAADAGLTGLVITPGYDLRYLVGSRAQTFERLTALVLPTTGEATVVVPRLELASLRDSAVTELPVVVRDWVDGDDPYALVADALGGAPAAVAVTDAMPALHLLPLAHVLGVVPVLATDVLRRLRMIKDPAEIDALRKAGAAIDRVHARVPEFLVPGRTEADVAADIADAIVAEGHSEVAFIIVGSGPHGADPHHECSDRELRAGDIVVVDIGGPYEPGYNSDSTRTYSIGEPDPEVARRYAVLQRAQQAAVDAVRPGVTAEQVDATARDLLAAAGLADAFVHRTGHGIGLSVHEEPYIVAGNDLPLEEGMAFSVEPGIYFPGQWGARIEDIVIVTADGALSVNNRPHDLVVVPAG